ACCACCATCTTGGTTGGTTAACACTTTGTATTATCTTTATACTATCTAATATAAGAGtaaagatgttaaaaaaaaaaaattaaatggaaaacaaaaaacgaatgatattagataaattaaaattaacctatcttatatatatatatatatatattttttttggaatactAGTACCTTAAGCGAAAAAGATAACCATAGTATAAACATAACTGTGAAATGGTTTATTCGTTCGGTTGAGATGTCGTTCACGGTGACATTCTTCTTTAAACATCCCGTGATTAAAGGATTAGTATGGCGGTGaagtattaaattataaatttggttAATTCCAAAAATATCATACATAAATACAATATAATTGTATCCAATTCATATCCTATGGAATAAAATAACTATCTTAggacaattttttgtttgtattcaTTCCATACTACTAAAATAGTTTTGTGAAGGCAGTGGTTGGttaataaaaagttgaaagattCTATGACGCTAAAGAAATCGTTGGCAAGTGAAAAGCCAAACATCAAACAATTATATGCCATCTCTGCCCTTTGTTGTGCACCTACGACAAGTGTAAGATCCGACGGCAAACATTTTGTTCGCATGGGTCCAATTGTATCTCTACGTAATTAATGGTATTGTTCCTCGGTGGAAGTAGATATGTCGACGATGATGTCTTTGGATAAGATAAGATATTTGTTAgacaatacatatataatggAAATTAAATAATTCAATGTGCAATTGCTTATCTTTGTATGTgttcattttttcaaaacaattttggaGTATAGCATGGTTTGGCGACAACCAGTAAGGGGACAAGTTTTcttgttaataaattttattaattctgTTCCTTATAATATTACGTGGTTGGTTAATCAAATGATACGTACGTTGAACTTTCAATCTAGACTAATAGAAGACTTCCCGAGTTGACCGAAATAAATAACACCTGCTTCTGTGACTCTCTGAGGTTATATCTTAAATCAAATTCGATGTAGCATATAACACGTTATACATTAGGAACAATTTAATTATAGTGATGAGAAAAGGActaaatacattatttttttggttgtcaACAAGAACATATGATATAAAGctctaacaaaaaaagaagaactaaatatgaaaatatgatcAGAGGACAGGTAAGTACATTGTCGGGTGATGACATGACTAATTATTAATTTCGACCCcaatttaaaaacatacaTATTCTAAAATTCTATTATGGCATGTGAAATTGTGAAAAGACACAAAACTAATGGACCGATGTGGAGTAACACAGAAAACGCGTGGCGTAGAGAGGACTTGATAATTAGGAGTCAAGGTTGCGTTGATGCTGTGAGGTCCAGGGTTTTGTAGCTTTTCTTCTATTGTCACGTGTACGGTGTTTGGGAAATGAACGGCTAAATCATTCAACTTGAAACACTAATCACGGCATTTCACGAAATAAGAGGATAATATTGGTATATGCAGTTTACATCAAGAGTTAAATACCATAATGTAATGTTGGCTACGGATCTAACAAATCATGTGAGCAATACGAGTTTTGGTAACTATAATTTTCGTGAAAGGAACATATATTGGACTATTGGAGGTAGCTGGCAACTCTCAAATCTTAAAGTGaagtatattttttgtatgCAAAATCAAGATGATAGTATGTATGATgatcatgtatatatttattgtggACAGTTAAATTCGTTTGATGTAGATAAATGCACTGATTATTGATTTGTATGCGGTCAAAACTATATAGTAATCGAGCCATCGAGGTGGTGTGGTTTATTGGTGTTATTCGAGTGGTAGAAATTTTTCTATCAAGGGGGAAAGTCCTACTATCTACGACCATTAttgctcttttcttttgaccaGCATACTCATTTTAACTGACAAGACTAGACTGCATGACATTTCATAGACTTTGGGATTAGTATGTGTTTTAGCTCATGATCTAGGTTAAAAAAGAGAATGTGATTATTagtaaacatattttaaaagctAACCAAATATAATGTAATCACGTAATCTTTGATCATATGTATGATTTGTAAACTCCCATTAGATCAAGTTGAAAATCCATCGAGGGTTTGcgatttttttaatgtttttttatttatgtgttaTATAGATTTGGAAAGAAATTAAGTTTAAGTGGGGGAATCAAAGGGCCAACATTGAACAGCCAgactaaaaaaacattaaacagaTTAATGGGCTTAATGCGTAATGcgtctctttttttgtttaaggcccataatagttttattaaaaaggCCGAAATGTAAGGCAACACTAGCACTACACTAACAAGGTCAGTCAGAATGTGCTCACTGGCCACTGCTCATAaatcaagaaatcaaaatattgcatgcaatttttttcttaaaaccaaaaacgtAGTATAGtgaaaatattctaaaaataatatgtatgtcagctcatttttactttttctaaaagaaattagtattattctataaacaaaaagaagaaaaaagttgggGGAAAGAGAGGGGAGAAGCTCGAGAAGAGTGTGGGAGAAGGCAAACCCCAAACACTGACTAGACACAGACCGTTGGGCCCGACTCTTCATGCATGCACTCTTCTGAcaacattttcaatttctccatatctctctctattgttttttcatttcttagtTTCATTAATATCATAGTTTATGAATAATACTACAAGTACTATGTAAAATATGCCTTAAATAAAGATATCGTACAATTCAAAATGCTTTTGTTGGAATGCAATTTAAACTCCAAAATTCAGAATTTAATGAGGAAGTGTGGTCAGGTCGCTGTTACTTTTAAGTGTCAGTCTTCACTCACTCACTCAACATCGTTTCAAATTTCAGAGCAAAAGTCTCTAAACCCAAAGCCTCTCCACTTAATTGCCTATTCTTCAAAAGGCGAGTTTCCTTTACCAAGCTTGCAAAGTTATCTAAACTCCAAACGATATCTAAAACGCGTGTACTCATTTCtcttattctttcttcttaagcCATGACTAAAGATGAAGACTTTAAGCTCCTAAAGATCCAGGTAGTTTTAAGACTttctccacttttttttttatctttttgcaaTAGTCTCTCATTGTGTTAATGGTTATGACTATTGCAAAACACAGACGTTTTCACTCAGAGTCAACATTCACTGCGAGGGCTGTAACAAGAAAGTCAAGAAACTTCTTCAGAGGATCGAAGGTTTCTAAATTTCACACATGCAATACATTTCTGCTTTACTCATTTTGGATTCTCGATAGATACATTGTCATGTTTTGACCAAAACAGGAGTTTGCCACGTGAAGATAGAAGCAGAACATCAAAAGGTGACTGTTTCAGGGTCAGTTGACTCAGCCACACTCATCAACAAGCTTGTTAAAGCCGGGAAACACGCCGAGCTTTGGTCTCCtaacccaaaccaaaaccagcCTCAAAAGCCCAAGACTAACGACTTCATCAAGAACGTTAATCAAAAGGGTCAGAAGCAGGGGTCTGCCAAAAGTGGTATTGAAGCCTGTAAACCCAAGAACGGCCCTAAAGGTGCAGCCTTTGTAGCTGAGGAAGATGGAGATGGCAGTGAAGAGGAAGACGGAGATGTCCAGTTTCCTAAACCGGCGaatcagcagcagcaacaaaaCGTCGTCAACGCCAAGAAAAACAGTGGAGGAGCTGCGATGAACAATGGAAACAACGGAGTCAACGCAGCATCAAAGAAAGTcaaccaaaaacagagcaaccATAACCAGAACACTCAACAAGTAATGGCGGCTATGAGAATGAGAACCGCCGGGAAAATGAGCACTGGTGTTGAAGCCAACGAGATTGGAGCTCTCATGGGTCTTGCTGGCTTCAACGGCGCAACCAACGCAGTGAATCACCCTCCAAATGGGATTCAACAACAGCTTCAAGCTCCACCGTTAAACAACGTCAACGGCGTCACTAATCACAACCTCACCAATAGTAATGGAGGCATGATGATGAACATGAATGGGTACAATAATCATCATCCAATGAACATGCAGAGTAGGCAAATGATGCATCAGCCTCAGCAAATGATGTACCAAAGATCATCTTTCGTTCCAGCATCAAGCAATGGGTATTATTACAATTATACCCCTAGTCCCTACAGTTATTATCCTTATTACCCTTACGCAAGTGATCAGTACCAACAACAAAGTAGTCATTCACATGCAACAAACATGTCTAGTGAAGAAGACGCTGGTAATAACAATAGCTGCAACATCATGTAAAGTGTGGATGCTTGCTAAGGAAGATATctatcttttgcttttggaaACAAGACTTAAAAGTTTAATCTTTTCTGGAGTGTGATATATTagtgtttggtttttctttctctttttttttggtgtgtgtcATGTAGCTGTTTTGGACTGACATGAAGTTGTGTTGGTTGATATATAAAATCCTAGAATGTTATTGATGTTTCTTGTGAGATGCTTTTGTTTGTCTTGGTTCTTTTTCATGAGATCCGGTTGGTGCGGTCGAAACATTTGTAGATGAGGAGCGTTTAAAGCGGTTGGTTTTGTCACAATGTGGTTTGTGTGTATCTCTCGAAAAGATATTCTCTCTATCCACTCAAAAAGTTATTCCACCTGCTCTCGCTTGCCTCTTGGTAGGTGTCTCGTTTTACGCGTCAcctatttttattaaatgcGACAtggttcaaaattttggaCTTGTGAAAGTAATAATGCTAAGCCGGTCATGCATCAATCAgttctttgttttaaatttgatatatttccAAGATACACCGATGGAAATTGGTATTTGCTTAGGAAAAATGTTTATCAGATTCGAACCATCTTTTGGGCCACATGAATTTCAAGAAACATTTTGGGGTAAAGcccaacttttttttctttttcaaacgTATTTAAATTCTTTAGAGCCTACACAAGATTCCCCAACCAGATGACAAAAACATGCAAACGAAAATGCTAAACATTTTGTCTgtttatttttgacaaaatggGAAGAAGTTTTCtcatttaaaagttaaaatgcttttaaaatcgTACTCTAAAAATTggtccaaaataaaataaagatcgTACCCTAATTTTGAGGTTTAGTTATGATTTCTCACCACAATCGCTTGTCCAAATTTATACATGTGAAATAATCTTATTTACCAATtatgatttaattaatttaattgttactgaaaaatacattatacaATCACTATATGAAACTCTAACCACAAATTAATAGCAGTGCAGGACACTAAAATTATAAGTAACTAGAAAACATTTGGTACGAGTGAAAATAACTCTATGTAATGTTCGGTCCATTTGCATGCTATAGTAGgtttatattaataatgtgGTTTGTGCATAATAATGGATTACCAAATGGACACTTAAACGTAAGAAGCATCGAGTTTAGGATAGTGGACCATTCTCTTAAATTCTTTTCACACTTGAGTTCCTACTTTTTACGACACGAGCCGTGAGATGTTTGcctttgtttttctataaTCGAATTTTATCTTGTAGATTACAAAATTATCGAGAGACTTGCTTGTGTCTTAGTTTCTGATTAAGTGGTTATAAAAAGAGACTAAGAATACTtagataaaaagagagagatagatttAAGTATGATTTCTCGAATTAACAATTTTCCGGTCCCTTAAATGTAATTAGGTGCTTTGGTAACGCGTCTAGGATACTAGAGCTTTCGTATCACACAATAATCAAGACAATTAGTGTGATTATTTATTCAACTATAAATAATACGAGGTTTAATGCAATAATTCGAGATATTTTGCCACGTAAGAAGGTGGTATCTGGATACATAGCTAAATGAAATTTGCTAATATTTTATCGTCACTTTTTAGTATTGcctttctttgtattttccCTCGTCAATGTTTGCTTTCTCTGCTTTTCTGCGGATGCCattgtatttaatttgtaatttagtATACGTCGCTACTAGCTTTTTCACCTGTGAAGCCAACACAAACATATTATCTTTGGGGAGAAtcccaaaaaaaggaaagttgaaaaagagtaatcttttaattttgatttcttaagaCTCTTAAATACTTGGAACTGATTGCTAACTGACAACCAAATTATGGATTTTAAGATCTATTATCGATCAAAGACTCATAGTTATACGTACTAATCAACCTACCTAACCTACCTACCTCAAATACCATTGTAAGCTAAAAAGGATGAATCATCGAGTTAGGCTCTCATTTGTcattaagcttcttctttgtttcacTAGTCATTAAGCGTTGCACATTATACGCAACTTTCATTAAATGCAGACTTCGATAAATCCGGTACTAAAGACTATAGagtgtgacaaaaaaaaaaaagagtacaagAGTGAAATCtcataaaataatacaaagacaaacaaaaattcccaaaacaaacaatttggAAAGAAAGGTCACTGaataatgaaaaaggaaaatgccATCTGCACATCATGCAAccattaaaagaaattttttatacCAAACTTAGTTTAATGATAGAATAAATTTGTAACGATACTATAACAAAGACTCATGGGTGTGAACCAAAGACAACCACGTTCTCTCAAATACTCACACACACACTCCTATATATAAGTATCTAATCTAATCAAGAACTTAATTTCTCTCACCCGAAGTTAATAATTCAGTcagaaacacacacacacacacacacacacacactcaaAACTGAATTGACTTGTCAGAAATGGAATCTCTGTTGTGTCGGAGGAGGATAAAGAGAGTCATGGTGCTAATAATAGCGTTGACATGGCTCCGTAGCACGTGCGGAGAGCTCGAGGACCAACTATTCGAAGTAGGAAAGCTTAAGATGTTCGTCGACGACCTCCCAGATATGCCCAGACTCTATGGCTTTAACTCTGTTCATGGTATCATCAAACCAGCTTCTCTTCAAATCGGCATGTTCTCCACTAAATGGGTATTGTTCTTTTcctctttcaatttctttttcttgaagaTTCTTATGGGTTGGTGACTGGTGAGAATAATCTTATTTCACTTGTTTACGTAATTACGTCTTAGTCGTTTTGGGAAAAAATGATTAGATTCGTTTTGCGTTTACTCTCAAGTCTTCACCTAAATAAAgtgtttttgatgattttttttaaaaaagacaTAATGGGCTTTGGCCATATTCTGTTAGGCCCAattagaattgttttttttcctatatTATAGTAAGAAaagaacagaacagaacagagTATGGTTGTGGCGTGACAATAAATTTATTGTAACAGAAATTCCACAGAGATTTGCCTGCGACGCCAGTGTTTGCATACGGTACATCACGGAGCAAGGCAACAGTTCCTGGTCCGACGATTGAAACCGTATATGGAGTAGACACATACGTTACGTGGCGAAATCACCTTCCTAAATCTCACATCCTTCCTTGGGACCCCACAATCTCCCCAGCAACTCCGAAACACGGTGGAATTCCTACGGTTGTTCACTTACATGGAGGAATCCACGAACCAACAAGCGACGGAAACGCCGACGCGTGGTTCACTGCCGGTTTCAGAGAAACAGGACCAAAATGGACCAAAACGACGTTACATTACGAGAACAAGCAACAACCTGGTAACATGTGGTACCATGACCATGCCATGGGTTTGACTCGAGTCAACCTCCTTGCCGGTTTGGTAGGCGCCTATATTCTTCGCCACCACGCCGTTGAATCTCCCTTTCAGCTACCTACTGGCGATGAGTTCGACCGACCGTTGATCATTTTTGATCGTAGCTTTCGTAAAGACGGGTCAATTTACATGAACGCCACTGGGAACAACCCATCGATTCACCCGCAGTGGCAACCGGAATATTTTGGCGATGTGATAATCGTTAATGGAAAAGCATGGCCAAGATTAAACGTCCGACGTAGGAAATACAGATTCCGTATCATAAACGCAAGCAACGCTAggtttttcaagtttttcttctccaacggTCTAGATTTCATCGTTGTGGGGTCTGATTCAGCGTATTTGTCAAAGCCGGTGATGACCAAATCGATTCTCTTATCTCCATCAGAAATTGTAGACGTTGTTGTTGATTTCTACAAATCACCGTCGAGAACGGTGGTGCTTGCTAATGACGCACCATATCCTTACCCTAGTGGTGATCCTGTCAACGAAGAAAATGGCAAGGTAATGAAATTTATCATCAACAATGAATCAGAGGATGACACATGTACAATTCCCAAGAAGCTCATCAATTATCCGAATGCTGACGTGTCAAACGCCGTTCTCACGCGTTACATCTCTATGTACGAGTATGTGAGTAACTCTGATGAGCCAACTCATTTGTTAGTCAATGGTTTGCCCTATGAAGCTCCCGTTACAGAAACTCCAAAATCAGGGACTACAGAGGTACGTTGTTAATTAACAGTCTAATCTATAAATTTCTTTGGAaaagtttaataataattgtaaaattaATCAGGTATGGGAAGTGATAAATTTGACGGAAGATAACCATCCGTTACACATTCATCTAGGATTGTTCAAAGTGGTAGAGCAAACGGCATTACTGGCGGCAGGATTGGAGGAGTTCAAGGAGTGTATGACGAAACAAAACGACGCGGTCAAGTGTCAAATTAGCAAATACGCTCGTGGGAAAAAGACAGCGGTGACGGCACACGAGAGGGGTTGGAAGAACGTATTCAAGATGATGCCGGGACATGTTACGAGGATACTTGTCCGCTTTTCTTATATCCACACTAATGCATCTTACCCATTCGATCCGACTCAGGAACCGGGCTATGTCTACCATTGTCACGTAAGTAggatttcaaaatatttttaaattggtAATCGTTACtacagaatttgtttttaaaagcaatataatgtttttgcaTTGCAGATATTGGACCATGAGGACAATATGATGATGAGGCCGCTTAAGGTCATCATTTGATATGTCAAGGTCTAATGATCGATCTCTGCGAAGTTTTGATGGtgcaaaaagataaaaactaaTCAGACATCATAAAATGAAACTCCATATTGAGAATGTAACATAGTCTTTACTTTAATAATTCCTAGTAGGAATTCTAAAATTTAGTACTGGCTTATGTTGAAAGAACCATTCTTTCCTGATTTTATTATGAGTCCAAATTCAGAAATAATAAGTACTCTCTAAATTGATCATTTCTGTTGAGTTCTATGATAACTTGATAAGCCTTTTTTTGTCTAAACCCAAGTTGACgcataaatgtttttcttgttattgttCCAATGTAACTTATTtgttaacagaaaataaaacatttttgtttaccACAGCTCTGTTTTGCAAAATCAACAACCGGTTATGTAGTGGAGTTAAATTGAGGTTATCAACATCACCTCTTTAATGTCTAGTTGAGTACcaacttgttgttgttgttttgtagtGCATAAGTTACTTCGAAGTTGATCTTGATTTCGAAAGATGTTGACTCTCTTTACTTCTTTTGGTGAGAAGATTTTGGTAGAtactattttgtttattggaattttcttttacacCAATCAAAAAAACTCACCAGTTGAAACTAATAGATTCAAATTGAAGATTCGCAGCCGAACCAAAGGAACAAATCTTTGCAACCTCTTCTCTCATCTTCCTTGGACCACACACAAGAACTCCAACGCTCGAACCCTTTAAACCAACTAGGAGCTCTGCTTTCACACAATGAACATAGTGAAAACTTAGATAAAGCAATATACTCTACAGTCTCATACATGtccaaaaatgttatatataatcttaaataGACTTACTGTTAAGATTTGGCCTTTCTCCATAATGAATGTTGGTGAATTCCGGTAGCAACTGATCTGGCGAGCTCTCGATCATCAACGGAGACAATGCGTCAACGTTTTGATATAAACCCTTAAAATAACTCTTTTTGTTACACAACATAGCGACCGTAGACGTAGCCACCACGCTAATAGAGATTGCTAGAAGGTAAATGAGAGATGTATAAGCCGAAGTGTACTCTTTCGAGCTTTGATCGATTGGGTAAATGTGATATCTTGAGATGATTGCGATGATGATTATAAAGATcatgaatgaagaagagaggatgGTGGCCAGCCACAGCCAGGAGTTCGGTCCGAGGATTGGTGAGATGGGTTGGTCTGAGACATATGGTTTGAAACTGAGGGTTTTGATGATATTCATATTGCAGGTTGATACTTTCTCTCGGGTGACAAAGGCTTTGATCTGGATATCTATAAAGGAGGAGATCTCGGTGGAGTTCGGTAAGATTAGGTTGAGCATTGAGAGGTCGGAAGAATTCTTGAACGCGCATATTAAGGTTATTTTGGGGGTTTTGTAAGCGTTCGTTGAGCTCACGTAGAGTAGGTCGCGGATTATGGAGATGAACGGTGTTATCCCACTGCCTCCACTCACCATAACCAGAGAGTCATGTCTAttcttgaaagaaaaacagagtatcaATGTTACTTGTGTTGCACGAAATCTAATGTTGAACTTCTCTGTTTGGGATTTAGGTTAATTACCGTAGGTAATCAGTGGAAGCAGGGCCGTAGGGTCCCTCGACGGAAACAGCAAGGTGGTCGATCTGATTAGAAGAAGCAAGCATATGGTGAAGCTTACTGGACCATTTGCCTTGGCTCTTGATCATAACACTTAGCTTCTTTGGTTCGAGTTTGCTACTCGAAGTTATCGTAAATGGATGCCATTGAAGCTTCGAAATACTCGGTATGTTCACGAACAATATGCTCGTCGGGCTATACATCAGCACTGTATCAACATGTTTAGCATAGGATTCTTGATTAGATAATCaattgaaaaagacaaaacagaggGATCATTGTTAAACTCACTAGGGTTTTTGGAGAAATTAAGCTCGACAGTTTCACAAGGAAGAACACGAGCAGAGACTAGCTTGACATTGTTCCGCGACTGGAGAAATCTCAAGAAACGATCGACCATGAAGATGTAGAAACCGGGAAATGAGATCAACGCGTAAGAGATGCCAACGtggaagacaaagaagagcATGAAGACCATGTAGAGATAGTGAGTATAGAAGAAGACTTCGAAGAATCTCCTTCTAATCGCCGGGAATGTGGTGGCCCACATCAAAAGTCCGGCCACCAGAGCTATCTCTCCGGCTAAATGCGAGATACCGGTCCTATCCCACTCCAACATCTATTCACAGGAACAAGAAGGGTTTAGCACTGAGCATTAGGATCAAACCGGTTGATTATGTTCgtaccaaaaccaaatttgaacTACGTGTATATATTACACTTCGagttataaataattttatacgtctgttatttttttttatgtagcCAAAGCCGAATTTAACCAAAAGCCATACTTATATAGATAGCCCAACATAGACTAACCTGAGAGACTTGATTTGTGGATATCCAATAGATACAATAACAAAGACCGTGGCTTGTGAATAAGGTCATGACCAAGTTACCGAGCCATATATGGTACTTGGTGCTTGACTCCGACGTAAGCCCAACTGCAGCCAGCAACGACGAGCCACGTGCCACCGGATAAAATAAGAACCCCAAGCATATATTCCCTGTTAGACCTAACCTTACTGCTATTGAATCCAGCCTTGCTTGCcatcttttgggttttgtcatttataaaaaaacaaacacaaaagtcaatcatttaaaaaaaaattatatatcattttgtaattagaaatatacaaaaaactTATCTcacaatttgtttataaaaggCCAAATTGTTACagtatatatgatttgaatGATTCAGAGAATAAACAGGTCaatcaattttattaattaatattttttttgagtttcCTAATGAATATTGACTAACTCAATTTTTAGACCCACAAATATAGTTTCATCCCTGCAAATATGtattcaattaattaataataagcCAAAGTGTTAATTGAATCTACATGATTATTATAAACTATATGTTATATTTCGCGATACATACAAAATTAACGTTAATCGCAAGAAAATCTATCTATAAAAACTTACAAGTTATCTCCGTCGGTTGGAAGTGATTGAGGAGTGATGGTGACAAAGGTATGGTAAAAGTAATTGGCTAAgctccaaagaagaagagccatgaacatcatcaagaacataACCTCGGTCACTGTCACTATCCCTAATCCGGCCTTCACTAACATTGGTCTTTTCAATGCACCAAACTTGTCTATCTTCTTCCTATCCATTCTACTTTTAGTTAAcagaaaaaacatataatatcgATATTAAAAAGCGGTTAATTAACTAGAGAATAATCAGTTGGTTAGTTTAAGTGTTGAATTACCtattaaattggtttactCTCGTTTGTTTCTTCAAGTGAAGGTAAATAGATCCAAGAGAAGCCAGTAGAATCATTGGGAACATGTAAACCAAAAGGTTTACTCctaataaatttagaaaaccaGCACTTATGTATAAATGATGTTTGTATAAACTAATAGAAAACTAGATTAGATCTATGACGacttataaagaaaattgatgTGAATTTACCTGGTTTCCCAAAATAAATCGATTTGCCGAGCTTGGCACGCATGGATTTCAACCAAATCTTCTTGTAAGTAGACGTTGGCATCATGATCCAAATCACCACAGTGCCCATCAAAATCACCATCGTTAAGAGCTTAATCACATTCTTGATCACTTTCTTATTCGTTTCTCCTAATACCATATTGCAAGAGATGAGATTGCACctttatcagaaaaaaaaatgagagagatgaaattgcaagaaataagaaagaacaaaatagaGGGAAATGGACTTTTCAATGAGTATTTTCTGATTATAGATGAAAAGCTTCTGTTCCCACGCGCCACCACGAGTCTACCACGCGCCGCCATGAGCAAACCACGTTGAATATCAAGAACGGCTTGTGGTTCCCCACTCCGTCGTTCCCTTACCACGTCATCAGCGTAAAttttcgtctctctctctttctattcCTGTAAtaacttctttttgttttagctAAGATAACAAATCTCCTTGAAACGATTTTGACTTTTCTCATACCACATCAGCAAAAATAATTGACCAATAAGAATATCAGAACGCACCACGTCACATAAAAGATTTAGACAAAAACCGCCAACTAAGAGAGTGTCACGTGGCATTATAAGTCATACACGTAACGTTGGCGAAGCATACAACAAGCTTCATGCCTATAGGAAGGAAGATTGTAGTTTCTTACgattttttttgagattcaACGTATCTCCCAATTAAATCTTGTAGCGGGtcaaaaatttagattttgtagTGAATTACATCAAAAGAGTTCTTAATTGATAGACCATTCATGGCGTTAGTTGCAGCCAGCAC
This sequence is a window from Arabidopsis thaliana chromosome 1 sequence. Protein-coding genes within it:
- a CDS encoding Heavy metal transport/detoxification superfamily protein (Heavy metal transport/detoxification superfamily protein; FUNCTIONS IN: metal ion binding; INVOLVED IN: metal ion transport; LOCATED IN: cellular_component unknown; EXPRESSED IN: 12 plant structures; EXPRESSED DURING: 6 growth stages; CONTAINS InterPro DOMAIN/s: Heavy metal transport/detoxification protein (InterPro:IPR006121); BEST Arabidopsis thaliana protein match is: Heavy metal transport/detoxification superfamily protein (TAIR:AT3G06130.1); Has 2286 Blast hits to 2008 proteins in 133 species: Archae - 0; Bacteria - 60; Metazoa - 111; Fungi - 41; Plants - 1285; Viruses - 0; Other Eukaryotes - 789 (source: NCBI BLink).); the encoded protein is MTKDEDFKLLKIQTFSLRVNIHCEGCNKKVKKLLQRIEGVCHVKIEAEHQKVTVSGSVDSATLINKLVKAGKHAELWSPNPNQNQPQKPKTNDFIKNVNQKGQKQGSAKSGIEACKPKNGPKGAAFVAEEDGDGSEEEDGDVQFPKPANQQQQQNVVNAKKNSGGAAMNNGNNGVNAASKKVNQKQSNHNQNTQQVMAAMRMRTAGKMSTGVEANEIGALMGLAGFNGATNAVNHPPNGIQQQLQAPPLNNVNGVTNHNLTNSNGGMMMNMNGYNNHHPMNMQSRQMMHQPQQMMYQRSSFVPASSNGYYYNYTPSPYSYYPYYPYASDQYQQQSSHSHATNMSSEEDAGNNNSCNIM
- a CDS encoding Heavy metal transport/detoxification superfamily protein; amino-acid sequence: MLLLECNLNSKIQNLMRKCGQVAVTFKCQSSLTHSTSFQISEQKSLNPKPLHLIAYSSKAMTKDEDFKLLKIQTFSLRVNIHCEGCNKKVKKLLQRIEGVCHVKIEAEHQKVTVSGSVDSATLINKLVKAGKHAELWSPNPNQNQPQKPKTNDFIKNVNQKGQKQGSAKSGIEACKPKNGPKGAAFVAEEDGDGSEEEDGDVQFPKPANQQQQQNVVNAKKNSGGAAMNNGNNGVNAASKKVNQKQSNHNQNTQQVMAAMRMRTAGKMSTGVEANEIGALMGLAGFNGATNAVNHPPNGIQQQLQAPPLNNVNGVTNHNLTNSNGGMMMNMNGYNNHHPMNMQSRQMMHQPQQMMYQRSSFVPASSNGYYYNYTPSPYSYYPYYPYASDQYQQQSSHSHATNMSSEEDAGNNNSCNIM